A segment of the Amycolatopsis thermophila genome:
GTGCGGATCGGGATGTTCTGCAGGTTCGGGTCCACAGAGGACAGTCGTCCGGTGGCCGCGATGGTCTGGTGCAGGGTGGTGTGGATGCGCCCGTCGTCGGCGACCGACTTGAGCAGCCCCTCGACCGTGCTCTTCAGCCGCGTGGCGTCGCGGTGCTCCAGCAGGTGCTGCAGGAACGGGTGTTCGGTCTTCTCGAACAGCGTCTGCAGCGCCTCGGCGTCGGTGGTGTAGCCGGTCTTGGTGCGCTTGGTCTTCGGCATGCCCAGCTCGTCGAACAGCACGACCTGCAGCTGCTTGGGCGAACCGAGGTTGACCTGCTTGCCGATCACGCCGTAGGCGGCCTCGGCGGCCTGCTTCACGCGGGCGCCGTAGTGCGCCTCCAGCGCGGTCAGCTGCTCGATGTCGACCGCCACGCCCGCCGCCTCGACCTCGGCGATCACCTGCAGCAGCGGCAGCTCGATGTCACCCAGCAGCTTGGCGCCGCTGATCTTGTCCAGCTCACCGCTCAGCGCCCCGGCCAGCTCGGCGACCGCGCTGGCCCGGACCAGCTCGCCCTGCACCAGCGTCTGGTCACCGTCGTCGCCGTCGAGCAGGGACAGCTGCCCGTCGCCGGAGTCGCTGTCGTCGCGCAGCTCGCGCTGCAGGTAGCGCAGCACCAGGTCGTCCAGCTCGAACGAGCGCTGACCCGGCCGGACCAGGTACGCCGCCAGCTCGGTGTCCATCGCCAGACCGGCCAGCGTCCAGCCGCGCGCCCGCAGCGCGTGCAGCGGCACCTTCATCGCGTGCCCGGCCTTGGGGATCGCCGGATCGGCCAGCCACGCCGCCAGTGCCTGCTCGTCGGCCTCGTCCAGCGCCGTCACGTCCACGTACCCGGCCTCGCCGCCCGGCGCGGCCAGGGTGATCGACTGGACGTCGGAGCGCACCGACGAACCGGTGGTGCGGAACGACAGCCCGACCGTCTGCCCCGTCTTGGTGTGCTGCGACAGCCACGCGGCCAGCCCGCCGGCGGGCACCGCCGCGCCGGACACCTCGAACCCGGACTCGGCCTCCGGCTCGGCGCTGGACAAGGTCTGGAACAGCCGGTCGCGCAGCACCCGGAACTCCAGCTCGTCGAACAGCCGGTGCACCGCGTCCCGGTCCCACGGCCGCAGCGCGAGGTCGGCGGGCACCGCCTCCAGCGGCACGTCCCGGACCAGCTCGGTGAGCTGCCGGTTGAGCATCACCGAGTCGAGGTGGGCGCGCAGCGCGTCGCCGACCTTGCCCTTGACCTCGTCGACCCGGTCGATCAGCTGGGCCAGCGACCCGAACTGCTGGATCCACTTGGTCGCGGTCTTCTCCCCCACCCCCGGGATGCCGGGCAGGTTGTCCGACGGGTCGCCGCGCAGCGCCGCGAAGTCCGGGTACTGGGACGGGGTGAGCCCGTACTTCTCCGACACCCCGGCCGGGTCGTAGCGGACCAGGTCGGACACGCCCTTGCGCGGGTAGAGGACCGTCACCGAGTCGTCCACCAGCTGCAGCGCGTCCCGGTCACCGGTGCAGATCAGGACCTGGTAGCCCTCGGCCGTCGCCTGCGTGGTGAGTGTGGCGATGATGTCGTCGGCCTCGTAGTTCTCCTTGGTCAGGACCGGGACGCCGAGCACCCCGAGCACGTCCTTGACCAGGTCGACCTGCCCCTTGAACTCGTCCGGCGTGGACGTGCGCGTCGCCTTGTAGTCGGCGAAGGTCTCCGAGCGGAACGTCTGCCGCGACACGTCGAACGCCACCGCGAGGTGCGTGGGCTGCTCGTCGCGCAGCAGGTTGATGAGCATCGAGGTGAACCCGAACACCGCGTTGGTGACCTGGCCGGTCGAGGTCTTGAACCGGTCCGCCGGCACGGCGAAGAAGGCGCGGTAGGCCATCGAGTGGCCGTCGATCAGCAACAGCCGCGGTCGTCCTCCGGCGGGCGGCGTCGCTGTGGCGTTGGCTACTGGCTGCTTCTGACTGGGGCTCACGGGTGCGAGTCTAGGGTGGGGCACCGACAGAACCGCGCGAGCGGTCGCCCTGCCCTGCCGTTGCGTACCGAGGAGTTCCCGCCTTGACCGAGAACCTGACCGAAGCCATCCGCGAGCAGCTCGCGGGCATCGATCCGCGCGTCGCGGAGCAGCAGCTCAACGACAAGCTGGGCATCGAGTTCGTCGAGCTCACGGCGGAGCGGGTGGTCGGGACGATGCCGGTCGAGGGCAACCTGCAGCCCTACGGCCTGCTGCACGGCGGCGCCAACGCGGTGCTGGCCGAGGCGCTCGGCTCGACGGTGGCCGCCCTCAACGCAGGCCCGGACAAGGCCACGCTCGGGTTCGAGCTGTCCTGCACCCACCACCGCGCGGCACGGGAAGGCCTGGTCACGGGCGTGGCGACGCCGCTGCACGTGGGCCGCGGCACCATCACCGCCGAGATCGTGCTGACCGACGACCAGGGCCGCCGCACCTGCACCGCGCGGCTGAGCTGCCTGGTCCGCGACGCCGCGCCGGGCAGCCGCTGACCCGGCCCCCGGACACGACGAAGGGCCCCGGCGCCGCGGCGCCGGGGCCCTTCGCGCAGGTGAGTCCACCCGATCAGGCGACGCCCAGGTAGGCCTCCTTGATCGCGGAGTCGGCCAGCAGCTCCGGCCCGGTCCCGGTCTTGGTGATCCGGCCGGTCTCCAGCACGTAGGCGCGGTGGGCGCGGGAGAGCGCCTGCTGCGCGTTCTGCTCGACCAGCAGTACGGTCGTGCCCTGGTTGTTGATCTCCGTGACGATCCGGAAGATCTG
Coding sequences within it:
- a CDS encoding hotdog fold thioesterase is translated as MTENLTEAIREQLAGIDPRVAEQQLNDKLGIEFVELTAERVVGTMPVEGNLQPYGLLHGGANAVLAEALGSTVAALNAGPDKATLGFELSCTHHRAAREGLVTGVATPLHVGRGTITAEIVLTDDQGRRTCTARLSCLVRDAAPGSR
- the polA gene encoding DNA polymerase I — its product is MSPSQKQPVANATATPPAGGRPRLLLIDGHSMAYRAFFAVPADRFKTSTGQVTNAVFGFTSMLINLLRDEQPTHLAVAFDVSRQTFRSETFADYKATRTSTPDEFKGQVDLVKDVLGVLGVPVLTKENYEADDIIATLTTQATAEGYQVLICTGDRDALQLVDDSVTVLYPRKGVSDLVRYDPAGVSEKYGLTPSQYPDFAALRGDPSDNLPGIPGVGEKTATKWIQQFGSLAQLIDRVDEVKGKVGDALRAHLDSVMLNRQLTELVRDVPLEAVPADLALRPWDRDAVHRLFDELEFRVLRDRLFQTLSSAEPEAESGFEVSGAAVPAGGLAAWLSQHTKTGQTVGLSFRTTGSSVRSDVQSITLAAPGGEAGYVDVTALDEADEQALAAWLADPAIPKAGHAMKVPLHALRARGWTLAGLAMDTELAAYLVRPGQRSFELDDLVLRYLQRELRDDSDSGDGQLSLLDGDDGDQTLVQGELVRASAVAELAGALSGELDKISGAKLLGDIELPLLQVIAEVEAAGVAVDIEQLTALEAHYGARVKQAAEAAYGVIGKQVNLGSPKQLQVVLFDELGMPKTKRTKTGYTTDAEALQTLFEKTEHPFLQHLLEHRDATRLKSTVEGLLKSVADDGRIHTTLHQTIAATGRLSSVDPNLQNIPIRTEEGRRIRDAFVVGDGYAELLTADYSQIEMRIMAHLSEDAALIEAFQSGFDFHAATAARVFGVDPAEVTGPQRAKIKAMNYGLAYGLSAYGLSQQLRISTEEARELMTEYFARFGGVRDYLQSVVTEAGKVGYTETIFGRRRYLPDLNSDNRQRREMAERMALNAPIQGSAADIIKVAMIGVHRALTESGLSSRVLLQVHDELVLEVTEGERDQVEELVRREMGAAYELAVPLEVSVGFGRSWNEAAH